A window of the Leptospira brenneri genome harbors these coding sequences:
- the radA gene encoding DNA repair protein RadA, which produces MAKKQLPQYQCKSCGDSFSRWAGKCPSCGEWNQIEEVTNTSSGRFDSPTQQKPKDRKYTDPKSIGSVVSDAHIRTSTGFSELDLVLGGGIVPGSLVLVGGEPGVGKSTLVLEIAKNIAGEGKVLYISGEESASQIGLRAKRMGVHSDNILLSSEVYAENISQMISDLNPKVVFIDSIQTILKESLVNQAGTITQLRESSQIFLETAKRTSVPIFLIGHITKEGQIAGPKVLEHLVDTVLYFEGDRFNYYRILRAVKNRFGAVGDTAIFEMVFGGLKEVLDRHRLFISPESEERSGSVLSSVMEGSRAISVEVQALVTKSSYGQARRMAEGLDNRRVILLSAVLEKYLGFPLSESDIFSNLAGGLSIDEPSLDLAIAASIASSFKDKPVAREIGFLGEVGLSGEVRSVGQISLRLKELAGIGISKVYIPQGNFKEVEGVFPSLELTPVKHLQELGF; this is translated from the coding sequence ATGGCTAAAAAACAACTTCCCCAATACCAATGTAAATCCTGTGGGGATAGTTTCAGTCGTTGGGCTGGGAAATGTCCGTCTTGTGGGGAATGGAACCAAATTGAAGAAGTGACAAACACTTCTTCTGGTCGGTTTGATTCGCCCACCCAACAAAAACCCAAGGACAGAAAGTATACAGATCCAAAATCCATCGGTTCTGTAGTGAGTGATGCTCATATCCGAACTTCCACAGGGTTTAGCGAACTCGATTTGGTTCTGGGTGGAGGAATTGTTCCCGGCAGTTTAGTGTTAGTTGGTGGGGAGCCAGGAGTGGGTAAGTCCACTCTTGTTTTGGAGATAGCCAAAAACATTGCAGGCGAAGGAAAGGTTTTATATATCTCTGGAGAGGAATCAGCATCCCAAATTGGACTTCGGGCCAAAAGAATGGGTGTTCATTCCGATAACATCCTTCTTTCTTCGGAAGTGTATGCAGAAAATATTTCGCAAATGATTTCTGATCTAAATCCCAAAGTGGTTTTTATCGATTCCATCCAAACCATTCTAAAAGAAAGTTTAGTCAACCAAGCAGGAACCATCACTCAGCTCCGCGAGTCTTCGCAAATCTTTTTAGAGACTGCAAAACGCACCTCGGTTCCCATTTTTCTCATTGGTCATATCACCAAAGAAGGCCAAATTGCAGGCCCTAAAGTTTTAGAACATTTGGTGGATACTGTTTTGTATTTTGAAGGAGACCGTTTTAATTATTACCGCATTCTTCGTGCTGTGAAAAATCGTTTTGGCGCTGTGGGAGACACAGCTATCTTTGAAATGGTATTTGGTGGTTTGAAAGAGGTTTTAGATCGCCATCGTTTATTCATTTCACCTGAATCAGAAGAACGTTCCGGTAGCGTATTGTCTTCTGTGATGGAAGGATCTCGTGCCATCAGTGTCGAAGTACAGGCGTTAGTGACCAAATCTTCTTATGGACAAGCACGTCGTATGGCGGAAGGACTAGACAATCGTCGTGTGATTTTACTCTCTGCCGTTCTTGAAAAGTATTTAGGATTTCCTTTATCCGAATCAGATATCTTTAGTAATCTTGCTGGTGGGCTTAGTATTGATGAACCCAGTCTTGATCTTGCCATTGCCGCATCCATAGCCTCTTCCTTTAAGGACAAACCAGTTGCAAGAGAGATTGGATTTCTCGGCGAGGTCGGACTTTCCGGAGAAGTGAGAAGTGTGGGTCAAATCAGTTTACGACTCAAAGAACTTGCAGGGATTGGAATCTCTAAAGTGTACATTCCGCAAGGGAACTTCAAAGAAGTAGAAGGAGTTTTTCCTTCTTTAGAGCTAACTCCCGTTAAACACTTGCAAGAATTGGGTTTTTAG
- a CDS encoding esterase/lipase family protein translates to MKKKLVIGFLATLLSVPTSGLFAGPLDGQCIALVHGILGFDDTQGLAGGLVKYWGGLDGYLRSQGAKVTTPGSSASNSIPTRASQIQSAVSTWMTANGCSKVHLMGHSQGGLVIRYMVSNLGFNGKTQTVTTINSLHQGAPMADIVLGVIPSWLQPFANSALSLLAKLVYRDGRPQDVIAMGKSLTVSYVKTFNTNSPNKSGIKYYSYGSEMAWADLVQHPIMALTHPITWAGGIFYGLGGGNDGVVPLNSQKWGTWKGTPSSYWFATGIDHLQATNLAWSGQNFYDVQGHYLNIAKNAKAGL, encoded by the coding sequence ATGAAAAAGAAATTAGTGATTGGGTTTTTAGCGACCCTTCTCTCCGTCCCCACCTCCGGTCTGTTTGCCGGTCCTCTTGATGGTCAGTGCATTGCACTTGTTCATGGGATCCTTGGTTTTGATGATACCCAAGGTTTAGCTGGTGGACTCGTAAAGTATTGGGGAGGCCTTGACGGTTATCTTCGTAGCCAAGGTGCAAAAGTCACCACTCCTGGAAGTTCTGCAAGCAATTCTATTCCTACTCGTGCCAGCCAAATCCAATCTGCAGTCTCTACTTGGATGACAGCAAACGGTTGTTCTAAGGTTCATTTGATGGGCCATAGCCAAGGTGGACTTGTGATTCGTTATATGGTATCCAATCTCGGATTCAATGGAAAAACTCAAACTGTCACTACTATCAATTCCCTTCACCAAGGGGCTCCGATGGCTGATATCGTTCTCGGAGTGATTCCTAGTTGGTTACAACCATTCGCAAACTCTGCACTTAGTTTACTTGCAAAGTTAGTTTATCGTGATGGTCGCCCACAAGATGTAATTGCTATGGGAAAATCACTGACTGTAAGTTACGTAAAAACTTTTAATACAAACTCTCCTAACAAATCGGGAATCAAATACTACTCTTATGGTAGTGAAATGGCTTGGGCTGATCTTGTCCAACACCCGATCATGGCACTCACTCACCCAATCACTTGGGCCGGTGGAATTTTCTATGGACTCGGTGGTGGTAATGATGGAGTGGTTCCACTCAATTCTCAAAAATGGGGAACTTGGAAAGGAACACCTTCTTCTTATTGGTTTGCCACAGGGATTGACCATTTACAAGCAACAAACTTGGCTTGGAGTGGACAAAACTTTTATGATGTGCAAGGTCATTACTTAAACATCGCCAAAAACGCAAAAGCTGGTTTATAA
- a CDS encoding lipase chaperone — MKESLTPEEQMAMERISPLGTGEGFWEEAISPFREDRTKPYLELLDDLKSGKINFVWEVWALRRKCKAGYTPEQCNATIIAYIEAEYESPDKEKVKDLFLSYFRYEEEYRKWEQPTDLSFVELYEKIKSKRRDVLGDKADLIFGMEESQVSFLEGTQNFIKQSANLPAEQRVKQFEDLKRKTYGTYYDSLVSREDKFDHYQMEMSLRDKEFNAITDPKEKEKYLNRIEIKYFGKERAANLAEERAKESKFQESLVKYEAKEKEFLRENVNLSASEKEKKLKEIRIQFLGSEEEADAYIRRKNIEEAGK; from the coding sequence GTGAAAGAATCCCTCACACCAGAAGAACAAATGGCAATGGAAAGGATATCTCCACTGGGAACTGGGGAAGGTTTTTGGGAAGAAGCGATTTCTCCCTTTCGTGAAGATAGAACCAAACCATACTTGGAGTTGTTAGACGATCTAAAGTCTGGTAAAATCAATTTTGTTTGGGAGGTTTGGGCTTTGCGTCGAAAGTGTAAAGCCGGTTATACTCCGGAACAGTGTAATGCAACCATCATTGCTTATATTGAAGCCGAATACGAATCACCAGATAAAGAAAAAGTAAAAGATTTATTTTTATCCTACTTCCGATATGAAGAAGAATATAGGAAATGGGAACAACCAACAGACCTATCCTTCGTTGAATTATATGAAAAAATCAAATCCAAACGACGCGACGTTTTGGGAGATAAGGCAGATTTGATTTTTGGAATGGAAGAATCCCAAGTGTCTTTTTTGGAAGGGACACAAAACTTTATCAAACAGTCTGCCAATCTACCGGCGGAACAACGAGTGAAACAGTTTGAAGATCTAAAAAGAAAAACTTACGGAACTTATTACGATTCATTGGTTTCAAGGGAAGATAAGTTCGACCATTACCAAATGGAGATGAGTCTTCGTGATAAAGAGTTTAATGCCATTACGGATCCAAAAGAAAAAGAAAAATATTTGAATCGAATTGAAATCAAATATTTTGGGAAAGAACGTGCGGCCAATTTAGCGGAAGAAAGAGCAAAGGAATCAAAATTTCAAGAGTCGTTAGTTAAATACGAAGCAAAAGAAAAGGAATTTTTAAGAGAGAATGTTAATCTTTCAGCTTCTGAAAAAGAAAAGAAACTAAAAGAAATTCGGATTCAATTTTTGGGTTCGGAAGAAGAAGCGGATGCTTATATCAGGAGAAAGAATATAGAAGAAGCGGGAAAATAA
- a CDS encoding putative glycoside hydrolase, translating into MKQITTSILLLLLFSCQSASKIEKRQNSNASGNTPEFIEGLYVNTKTIRDKKRWSLLFQVMKDAGMNTAVVDIQPHPPTPEQVAEAKALGFYMVARVVNFEGGLIEKTPNTNLMASIQKSIRKACELGFPEIQLDYIRYADGGTNFSMSYEKRYESILGIIKDHKEKTKDSCSKDTRWTADVFGRVPFIENDVIGQKVEPFSEELNGLYPMLYPSHFYGLTKRVADPYGTIKDGLDLTVKRAKEGTKAIAWVQGFNMMVGPSKLSYTDYIKVQMQGARDSLGHGFIVWNAGNEYIDTMNAYEKYKSEPTPNNQKVSQNGE; encoded by the coding sequence ATGAAACAAATTACGACTTCGATCCTCCTTCTACTCTTATTCTCCTGCCAATCGGCATCCAAGATCGAGAAGAGGCAAAATTCAAATGCCTCTGGAAACACACCTGAGTTCATTGAAGGACTCTACGTAAATACCAAAACCATTCGTGATAAAAAAAGGTGGAGCCTCCTCTTCCAAGTGATGAAAGATGCAGGAATGAATACGGCAGTCGTTGATATCCAACCCCATCCGCCAACTCCAGAACAAGTGGCAGAAGCGAAAGCCCTTGGTTTTTATATGGTCGCGAGAGTGGTCAACTTTGAAGGTGGACTCATTGAAAAAACACCTAATACAAATTTAATGGCGTCCATTCAAAAATCAATTCGTAAGGCTTGTGAATTAGGTTTTCCAGAAATTCAATTGGATTATATCAGATATGCGGATGGTGGCACTAATTTCAGTATGAGTTATGAAAAACGTTATGAATCCATTCTTGGAATCATAAAAGACCATAAGGAAAAAACGAAAGACAGCTGTTCGAAAGACACTCGTTGGACGGCAGATGTATTTGGTAGAGTTCCCTTCATTGAAAACGATGTCATAGGTCAAAAAGTAGAACCATTCAGTGAAGAGTTAAATGGACTTTATCCTATGTTGTATCCATCTCATTTTTATGGATTAACCAAACGGGTGGCAGATCCTTATGGAACCATCAAGGATGGACTCGACCTGACAGTCAAACGTGCCAAAGAAGGAACAAAAGCAATCGCTTGGGTACAAGGATTTAATATGATGGTAGGCCCAAGTAAACTCAGTTATACAGATTATATCAAAGTGCAAATGCAAGGGGCCAGAGATTCACTTGGCCACGGATTTATTGTTTGGAATGCAGGGAATGAATACATCGATACAATGAATGCATACGAAAAATACAAATCAGAACCTACTCCAAACAACCAAAAGGTAAGTCAAAACGGAGAATGA
- a CDS encoding histone deacetylase family protein: MESLKTGITFHEEFLKHNTGPGHPETHVRLESILDHLSDLPSENFIWNRNFKEAPLSIISSIHDPNYIRSVGAVCEEKGSGYLDGDTVFSSHSYLAASLAVGAGLHLADEVLLGKLKNGMALVRPPGHHAEASHAMGFCIFNNIAVTAKYLQSQGIKRILILDWDVHHGNGTQHQFYEDDSVYFVSLHQYPFYPGTGALSERGRGKGLGTTLNFPLARGAGESEYLSNFISIHREMEKFQPEFVLISAGFDAHKDDPLGGMNLSTSSYEVFTKEVKKIADTHSNGKLISFLEGGYDFQALAESVKLHLETLAS, from the coding sequence ATGGAATCTTTAAAAACAGGAATTACTTTTCATGAAGAATTTTTAAAACATAATACAGGTCCCGGTCATCCAGAAACTCACGTAAGATTGGAATCAATTTTAGACCATTTATCTGATTTACCTTCCGAAAATTTTATTTGGAACCGGAATTTTAAGGAAGCTCCACTTTCTATCATTTCTTCGATCCATGATCCAAATTACATTCGTTCGGTGGGAGCTGTTTGTGAAGAAAAAGGATCAGGATATTTGGATGGAGATACAGTTTTTTCATCTCATTCCTATTTAGCAGCGAGTCTTGCCGTGGGTGCCGGTCTTCATCTCGCCGATGAGGTCCTTTTGGGAAAGTTAAAAAACGGTATGGCTCTAGTCCGTCCACCTGGTCATCATGCCGAAGCAAGTCACGCAATGGGGTTTTGTATTTTTAATAATATTGCTGTGACGGCCAAATATTTACAATCCCAAGGGATCAAACGCATTTTGATTTTGGATTGGGATGTTCATCATGGGAATGGCACACAACACCAGTTTTATGAAGATGATTCGGTTTATTTTGTCTCCCTTCACCAATATCCTTTTTACCCGGGTACTGGTGCTTTGTCTGAGCGGGGTAGGGGGAAAGGACTTGGGACTACACTGAATTTTCCCCTGGCAAGAGGTGCTGGGGAATCGGAATACTTGTCTAACTTTATCTCGATCCACCGCGAAATGGAGAAATTCCAACCAGAGTTTGTTTTAATTTCTGCTGGTTTTGATGCTCACAAAGATGATCCGTTAGGTGGAATGAATCTTTCTACATCCTCTTATGAAGTTTTTACCAAAGAAGTAAAAAAAATTGCAGATACTCATTCAAATGGCAAACTGATCTCCTTTTTAGAAGGAGGTTATGATTTCCAAGCGTTAGCCGAGTCCGTAAAGTTACACTTGGAAACCTTGGCAAGTTAA
- a CDS encoding esterase/lipase family protein: protein MIQILINSLAGKTVSLTQKTTDSLLKGIQVLVKGSLTSTGGGLDLLSNAFFYKPEWREALQKAGVQVKETGRKSNENLQKTIEHTNQAFEKALFKVELTAKQSDDMVFDNRMVSSILGSSHDQKFKLTKIDMSFRTIGKDITAKETIADFKISKKNKSVLFLPGLFTDETVWQEQTVEYKERKITSPGLATELQQEGYYPFYLRYNHGLPIHENGKKLMHLLDVFFAEDPNIKPDIICYSLGCLIFRSSLYHAKLENKEWLSKFGKIILIAAPNKGSYLEKIGFWLGFLFEKSPNVALKIIGMIGNLRSDAIKDLSFGLIRKEEKGWIETISGYFGETYFGELDETDVYQAYALMEGAENPLQNFLGDGIVEKKSLTYLTDKVFNKKTNTALRTLELNKQNHFSIISAKPLIHWVKVVFGVASKD from the coding sequence GTGATCCAAATCCTTATCAATTCCCTTGCCGGAAAAACAGTTTCTCTCACCCAGAAGACAACAGACTCCCTGTTAAAAGGAATTCAAGTTTTAGTTAAAGGAAGCCTAACAAGCACAGGTGGAGGATTAGATTTACTCTCCAATGCTTTTTTTTATAAACCAGAATGGAGGGAGGCTTTACAAAAAGCAGGTGTCCAGGTCAAAGAAACTGGCCGTAAGTCCAATGAGAATCTACAGAAAACGATAGAACATACAAACCAAGCATTCGAGAAAGCTCTTTTCAAAGTGGAACTCACTGCCAAACAAAGTGATGATATGGTGTTCGATAACCGGATGGTATCAAGTATTCTTGGAAGTTCTCATGATCAAAAATTTAAACTCACAAAAATAGATATGAGTTTTAGAACGATTGGTAAAGACATCACCGCAAAAGAAACCATTGCTGATTTTAAAATTTCTAAAAAAAATAAATCCGTTCTTTTCCTACCAGGTCTATTCACCGATGAAACCGTGTGGCAGGAACAAACTGTGGAATATAAGGAAAGAAAGATTACCTCTCCTGGACTTGCTACCGAATTACAACAAGAAGGTTACTATCCATTTTACTTACGTTATAATCATGGGCTTCCCATTCATGAAAATGGTAAAAAATTAATGCATCTTTTGGATGTATTTTTTGCAGAAGATCCTAATATTAAACCAGATATCATCTGTTATAGTTTGGGTTGTTTGATCTTTAGGTCTAGTCTTTACCATGCAAAGTTAGAGAACAAAGAATGGCTTAGTAAGTTTGGAAAAATCATTCTGATAGCAGCACCAAACAAAGGTTCATATCTAGAGAAAATTGGATTCTGGTTAGGATTTTTATTTGAAAAAAGCCCCAATGTAGCCCTTAAGATCATTGGTATGATCGGGAATCTCCGTAGTGATGCCATTAAAGACTTATCTTTTGGCCTCATTCGAAAGGAAGAAAAAGGTTGGATCGAAACTATTTCTGGATACTTCGGAGAAACCTACTTTGGTGAGTTAGATGAGACGGATGTTTACCAAGCCTACGCTCTCATGGAAGGAGCTGAAAATCCGCTACAGAATTTCCTTGGTGATGGGATTGTTGAGAAAAAAAGCCTTACCTATTTGACGGATAAAGTTTTTAACAAAAAGACAAACACTGCGTTAAGAACACTCGAACTAAATAAACAAAATCATTTTTCCATCATCAGCGCAAAACCTCTCATCCATTGGGTGAAAGTAGTTTTTGGTGTGGCATCAAAAGATTAG
- a CDS encoding DUF1554 domain-containing protein produces the protein MRWNLFVSFLCLGWFFSCNQVNPRDELLFTLMSGLNPVITSTTVSVASSAKINVSSTSVTLTYPASQNFGIALAKLPTANVTVTLTFTSSKLQVNGSNSPLTNVLTFTPANFSVTQTVSLASATQILDTSTMTITTNSTDAFYNNVSGSISINHRNINIAYTGSSFIFKEDVVAPTLTPTIGFSYSSCSVAPTLPNGLSLNTSSCVISGTPADPQAGTTYTVTATNGTDSANQNLTIRIEPTVYMVFVTATAYNGNLQGAAANGPAGADLKCNADANKPATGTYKAMLTDGTNRKPCTSDNCTNSGVGENTDWVFQSGRIYIRANDSASLLSSNAAGILPADGSGNFTTNPYYLNHSFDSGSTMKEYWTGFAQTNYWQEATAQSENSCNDWTNGTTTSPASNGGRVGASNSTNYSALRNGGGRSCSATYYLLCVEQ, from the coding sequence ATGCGATGGAATTTGTTCGTTTCCTTCCTTTGTCTAGGTTGGTTCTTTTCTTGTAACCAAGTGAATCCACGTGATGAACTTTTGTTTACGCTTATGAGTGGTTTAAATCCTGTCATCACGAGTACGACAGTTTCCGTTGCCTCTTCTGCCAAAATCAATGTTTCCAGTACAAGCGTAACTTTGACTTATCCGGCTTCCCAAAATTTTGGGATCGCCCTTGCCAAACTGCCAACAGCAAATGTTACCGTTACATTGACTTTTACATCTTCGAAATTACAGGTGAACGGGTCAAACTCTCCGTTGACGAATGTTCTAACTTTTACTCCTGCAAACTTTAGTGTTACACAAACTGTTAGTTTAGCCTCCGCCACTCAAATTTTAGATACCTCAACGATGACGATTACTACAAATAGTACTGATGCTTTTTATAACAATGTATCAGGAAGTATCTCGATCAATCATCGTAATATAAACATCGCCTATACAGGTAGTTCGTTTATCTTCAAAGAAGATGTGGTCGCTCCAACACTCACACCAACGATTGGATTCTCATATTCTTCTTGTTCGGTGGCACCGACCCTTCCCAATGGCCTCAGTTTGAATACAAGTAGTTGTGTGATATCTGGAACACCCGCCGATCCACAAGCTGGAACTACTTATACGGTGACTGCAACCAATGGGACGGATTCTGCAAACCAGAATTTAACCATTCGAATTGAACCGACAGTCTACATGGTATTTGTCACCGCAACAGCTTACAATGGAAACTTACAAGGCGCCGCCGCCAATGGTCCAGCCGGTGCTGATTTAAAATGTAATGCTGATGCGAACAAACCCGCAACAGGAACCTATAAAGCAATGTTAACGGATGGAACCAACCGTAAACCTTGTACTTCGGACAACTGTACAAATAGCGGAGTGGGAGAAAACACCGATTGGGTTTTCCAATCAGGTAGAATTTATATTCGCGCGAATGACTCTGCGAGTTTACTCAGTTCCAATGCTGCAGGAATTTTACCAGCAGATGGCTCAGGCAATTTCACAACCAATCCTTATTACCTGAACCATTCTTTTGATTCAGGAAGCACCATGAAGGAATATTGGACTGGATTTGCTCAAACCAATTATTGGCAAGAAGCTACGGCACAAAGCGAAAATAGTTGCAATGATTGGACTAACGGAACCACAACATCACCCGCAAGTAATGGTGGAAGGGTAGGTGCATCCAATAGCACTAACTATTCGGCTCTTCGAAATGGTGGCGGGAGAAGTTGCTCTGCCACCTATTACCTTCTTTGTGTAGAACAATAA